One genomic region from Pseudoduganella lutea encodes:
- the pth gene encoding aminoacyl-tRNA hydrolase, with product MTIRLIVGLGNPGPEYEQTRHNAGFWLVDNLAIGPLQRESRFNALAQKTSIGGSEVWLLEPQTYMNRSGQSVGGLARFFKINPDEILVVHDELDLPPGVAKLKKGGSSGGHNGLKDITAALGTQDYWRLRIGIGHPRTLNLTQNVADFVLHRPRREEQLLIDEAIRKSLTVIPLAVAGKMAQATMELHSN from the coding sequence ATGACCATTCGCCTGATCGTCGGCCTCGGCAACCCCGGCCCCGAATACGAGCAAACCCGCCACAACGCCGGCTTCTGGCTGGTGGACAACCTCGCCATCGGCCCGCTGCAGCGCGAGAGCCGTTTCAATGCGCTGGCGCAAAAGACGTCCATCGGCGGCAGCGAAGTCTGGCTGCTGGAACCGCAAACGTACATGAACCGTTCCGGCCAGTCGGTCGGCGGCCTGGCGCGCTTCTTCAAGATCAATCCGGACGAGATTCTCGTCGTGCACGATGAACTGGACCTGCCGCCCGGCGTGGCCAAGCTGAAGAAGGGCGGGTCGTCCGGCGGGCACAATGGCCTGAAGGACATCACCGCCGCCCTCGGCACGCAGGATTACTGGCGCCTGCGCATCGGCATCGGCCACCCGCGCACGCTGAACCTCACGCAGAACGTGGCCGACTTCGTGCTGCACCGGCCGCGCCGCGAGGAGCAGTTGCTGATCGACGAAGCGATCCGCAAAAGCCTGACCGTCATTCCCCTCGCCGTCGCCGGCAAGATGGCGCAGGCCACCATGGAACTGCACAGCAATTGA
- a CDS encoding tetratricopeptide repeat protein, which translates to MHALKYALAIVTLSALLSACAVAPEKQADGEAAATPAVPSAAGPSGEPGADAIAATLQHEEKLPAVELTSDLFYKLTKAELDFKRGQWQSAYVSMMVLAQQTRDPRLARRSAEMALAAKQGNEALAAIRLWRELAPDSDEAVQYFLGFSVLGDDLSESEKVFAQRLGAAPAEARGLVMFQMQQYLLRANDKAAAFALMERVLAPYAATMESHLVLAQAAYAADKRDRATAEAKRALELKPDSELAVLTLAQVLGDADAAGQLFAGFLDRNPAAREVRAAHARLLVEQKRYDKARVQFERMLKDEPDNPGTLYALGIMSLQAGDQKSAEDYLRRFVAVLGDSDEPDRDPSKGLMLLAQIAEERGDFDGALGWLEKVSSDDPRLYMTSRLKRAHLTAKKGELERARTMLHEIAAIDPAEQAEVLQTEGQLLRDAGRGAEAYTLLADAAQRFPDSPDLLYDFALAAEKQGKHEEMEAALRKVMAAVPDNHHAYNALGYSLAERNVRLDEAHALIDKALKMAPNDPYIMDSMGWVQFRMGRLEEAEATLRRAHALRNDAEIAVHLGEVLWQRGKRDEAQKLWREARTKDPKNDVLRDTLARLNTSL; encoded by the coding sequence ATGCATGCCTTGAAATACGCACTCGCCATTGTAACCCTCTCGGCCCTGCTGTCCGCGTGCGCTGTTGCGCCAGAAAAACAGGCCGATGGCGAAGCCGCCGCCACGCCAGCCGTGCCTTCGGCGGCGGGGCCGTCCGGGGAGCCGGGTGCCGACGCCATCGCCGCCACCCTGCAGCACGAGGAAAAGCTGCCCGCCGTCGAACTGACCAGCGACCTGTTCTACAAACTCACGAAAGCCGAACTCGATTTCAAGCGGGGGCAGTGGCAAAGCGCGTATGTGTCGATGATGGTGCTGGCGCAGCAGACCCGCGATCCGCGGCTGGCGCGCCGTTCGGCCGAAATGGCGCTGGCGGCCAAGCAGGGCAACGAGGCCCTGGCCGCGATCCGCCTGTGGCGCGAGCTGGCACCCGATTCCGATGAAGCCGTGCAGTATTTCCTGGGCTTTTCCGTGCTGGGCGACGACCTGTCCGAGTCGGAAAAGGTCTTCGCGCAGCGCCTGGGCGCCGCGCCGGCCGAGGCGCGCGGCCTGGTCATGTTCCAGATGCAGCAATACCTCTTGCGGGCCAACGACAAGGCCGCCGCGTTCGCGCTGATGGAACGGGTGCTCGCGCCTTACGCCGCCACGATGGAAAGCCACCTGGTGCTGGCGCAGGCCGCCTATGCGGCCGACAAGCGCGATCGCGCCACGGCCGAGGCGAAACGCGCACTGGAGTTGAAGCCCGATTCCGAGCTGGCCGTGCTCACCCTGGCACAGGTGCTCGGCGATGCCGATGCGGCCGGCCAGTTGTTCGCCGGGTTCCTGGACAGGAACCCGGCTGCCCGCGAGGTGCGCGCCGCCCATGCGCGCCTGCTGGTGGAGCAGAAGCGCTACGACAAGGCGCGCGTCCAGTTCGAACGGATGCTCAAGGATGAGCCGGACAATCCCGGCACCCTGTATGCGCTGGGCATCATGTCGCTCCAGGCCGGCGACCAGAAATCGGCCGAGGATTACCTGCGCCGCTTCGTGGCCGTGCTGGGCGACAGCGACGAGCCCGATCGCGATCCGTCGAAAGGCCTGATGCTGCTGGCGCAGATCGCCGAGGAACGGGGCGATTTCGACGGCGCGCTGGGCTGGCTGGAGAAGGTGAGCAGCGACGATCCGCGGCTGTACATGACATCGCGCCTGAAGCGCGCGCACCTGACGGCGAAGAAGGGCGAACTGGAACGGGCCCGCACGATGCTCCACGAGATCGCCGCCATCGATCCCGCCGAGCAGGCCGAGGTGCTGCAGACGGAGGGCCAGCTGCTGCGCGATGCCGGCCGCGGTGCCGAAGCCTACACGCTGCTGGCCGATGCCGCGCAGCGCTTCCCGGACAGCCCCGACCTGCTGTACGACTTCGCGCTGGCCGCCGAGAAGCAGGGCAAGCACGAGGAAATGGAGGCGGCGCTGCGCAAGGTGATGGCGGCGGTGCCGGACAACCACCATGCCTATAATGCGCTCGGCTATTCGCTGGCCGAGCGCAACGTGCGCCTCGACGAAGCCCATGCGCTGATCGACAAGGCCCTGAAGATGGCGCCGAACGATCCGTACATCATGGATTCGATGGGTTGGGTACAGTTCCGCATGGGGCGCCTCGAGGAAGCGGAAGCCACGCTGCGCCGCGCCCATGCGCTGCGCAATGATGCCGAGATCGCCGTGCACCTGGGCGAGGTGCTGTGGCAGCGCGGCAAGCGCGACGAGGCGCAGAAGCTGTGGCGCGAAGCGCGCACCAAGGACCCCAAGAACGATGTGCTGCGCGATACGCTGGCACGCCTGAACACCAGTCTCTGA
- a CDS encoding ABC transporter ATP-binding protein: MNIVELTHVEKAYGKDQGRVVALHKLSLEVQPGEFACVWGASGSGKSTLLNLIGLLDRADLGTVHIDGTDCATLDETEAAKFRNATVGFVFQGFNLVPVLSALENVMMPLQIAGVAAAEGKARALRMLADVGLEQQARKRPDEMSGGQRQRVAIARALVNDPKLVLADEPTANLDSVTSESVIGLMRRLNEEKGVTFVFSTHDARLLGYASRRLELSDGRIVTDTRTATEKAA; encoded by the coding sequence TTGAACATCGTAGAACTCACCCACGTCGAAAAGGCGTATGGCAAGGACCAGGGCAGGGTTGTTGCACTGCACAAGCTCAGCCTCGAGGTCCAACCGGGCGAATTTGCCTGCGTATGGGGCGCATCGGGCAGCGGCAAGTCCACGCTGCTCAACCTCATCGGCCTGCTGGACCGTGCCGACCTGGGCACCGTGCACATCGACGGTACCGACTGCGCCACGCTCGATGAAACGGAAGCGGCGAAATTCCGCAACGCCACCGTCGGCTTCGTGTTCCAGGGTTTCAACCTGGTGCCGGTGCTGAGCGCGCTGGAAAACGTGATGATGCCGTTGCAGATCGCCGGCGTCGCCGCCGCCGAAGGCAAGGCCCGGGCGCTGCGCATGCTGGCCGACGTGGGGCTGGAACAGCAGGCCCGCAAGCGGCCGGACGAGATGAGCGGCGGCCAGCGCCAGCGCGTGGCGATCGCCCGGGCGCTCGTCAACGACCCGAAGCTGGTGCTGGCCGACGAACCCACCGCCAATCTCGATTCCGTCACCTCCGAATCCGTGATCGGCCTGATGCGCAGGCTGAACGAGGAGAAGGGCGTCACCTTCGTGTTCTCCACCCACGATGCGCGCCTGCTCGGCTATGCCAGCCGGCGGCTGGAGCTGTCCGACGGCCGCATCGTCACCGATACCCGTACCGCCACCGAAAAGGCCGCATGA
- the ispE gene encoding 4-(cytidine 5'-diphospho)-2-C-methyl-D-erythritol kinase: MTRLEHCPAPAKLNLFLHVTGRRPDGYHLLQTAFVLVDRCDTLDFTLRDDGQVRRVTDIPGVPEDSDLVVRAARLLQEEVQRRTGTLPPGVDIALHKILPMGGGLGGGSSDAATTLMALNRLWGAGLSKQALMDLGLPLGADIPFFIFGETAFAEGVGEALQAVAVPDCWYVVIEPGVQVPTAHIFTSEYLTRNTAAVIISDFSRHYAVQSSELRQFGKNDLQQVATRLFPPVAEAVEWLGAYGDARMTGSGACVFCAFHSEEQADAVLDAFKRQAPATWKGWKAKALRKHPLAL; encoded by the coding sequence ATGACCCGGCTGGAACACTGCCCGGCACCCGCCAAGCTGAACCTGTTCCTGCACGTGACGGGGCGCCGGCCGGACGGCTACCACCTGCTGCAGACGGCCTTCGTGCTGGTCGACCGCTGCGACACGCTGGATTTCACGCTGCGCGACGACGGGCAGGTGCGCCGCGTCACCGATATCCCCGGCGTGCCGGAAGACAGCGACCTGGTCGTTCGCGCGGCCCGGCTGCTGCAGGAGGAAGTGCAGCGCCGCACCGGCACGCTGCCGCCGGGCGTGGACATCGCGCTGCACAAGATCTTGCCGATGGGCGGCGGGCTGGGCGGCGGCTCGTCGGACGCCGCCACCACGCTGATGGCGCTGAACCGGCTGTGGGGCGCGGGGCTGTCGAAACAGGCGCTGATGGACCTGGGCCTGCCGCTGGGGGCCGACATCCCGTTCTTCATCTTCGGCGAAACGGCGTTTGCCGAAGGCGTGGGCGAGGCGCTGCAAGCCGTTGCCGTGCCCGATTGCTGGTATGTCGTCATCGAACCGGGCGTGCAAGTGCCGACTGCGCACATTTTCACGTCGGAGTATTTGACAAGGAACACAGCCGCCGTCATAATCTCGGACTTTTCCAGGCACTACGCGGTTCAGAGCAGTGAGCTGCGACAGTTCGGGAAAAACGATTTGCAACAAGTGGCCACCCGCTTGTTCCCGCCGGTAGCCGAGGCGGTGGAATGGCTGGGGGCTTACGGCGATGCCAGGATGACTGGCTCCGGTGCATGCGTGTTCTGCGCGTTTCACAGCGAAGAACAGGCCGATGCGGTGCTCGACGCTTTCAAGCGGCAAGCGCCAGCCACCTGGAAGGGGTGGAAAGCAAAGGCGCTCCGCAAGCATCCGCTGGCACTTTAA
- a CDS encoding ribose-phosphate pyrophosphokinase: MAYENLMVFTGNANPALAEGVAKNLGIPLGKAVVSKFSDGEVMVEINENVRGKDVFVLQSTCAPTNDNLMELILMVDALKRASAGRITAAIPYFGYARQDRRPRSARVAISAKVIANMLEEAGVERVLIMDLHADQIQGFFDIPVDNIYASPILLGDLQKKDHQDLLVVSPDVGGVVRARALAKRLGCDLAIIDKRRPKANVSEVMNIIGDVEGRNCVIMDDMVDTAGTLVKAAEVLKERGAKKVIAYCTHAVLSGPAIDRITNSSLDELVVTDTIPLSEAGKACGKIRQLTCAPLLAETFKRIIKGDSVISLFVD; the protein is encoded by the coding sequence ATGGCTTACGAAAACCTGATGGTTTTTACCGGCAACGCTAATCCTGCATTGGCAGAAGGGGTCGCGAAAAATCTCGGCATCCCCCTCGGCAAAGCGGTCGTTTCGAAATTCTCGGACGGCGAAGTAATGGTCGAAATCAACGAAAACGTCCGCGGTAAAGACGTCTTCGTGCTGCAATCGACCTGCGCGCCGACGAACGACAACCTGATGGAACTGATCCTGATGGTCGATGCCCTGAAACGCGCATCCGCTGGCCGCATCACGGCCGCCATCCCTTACTTTGGTTATGCACGCCAGGACCGCCGCCCGCGTTCCGCCCGCGTCGCGATTTCCGCCAAAGTCATCGCCAACATGCTGGAAGAAGCCGGTGTCGAGCGCGTCCTGATCATGGACCTGCACGCCGACCAGATCCAGGGCTTCTTCGATATTCCCGTCGATAACATCTACGCTTCCCCGATCCTGCTGGGCGACCTGCAGAAGAAGGATCACCAGGACCTGCTGGTGGTGTCGCCCGACGTCGGCGGCGTGGTGCGTGCCCGCGCGCTGGCCAAGCGCCTCGGCTGCGACCTGGCGATCATCGACAAGCGCCGCCCGAAAGCCAACGTTTCCGAAGTGATGAACATCATCGGCGACGTGGAAGGCCGCAACTGCGTGATCATGGACGACATGGTCGACACCGCCGGCACGCTGGTGAAAGCCGCCGAAGTGCTGAAGGAACGCGGCGCCAAGAAAGTCATCGCGTATTGCACGCACGCCGTGTTGTCCGGCCCGGCGATCGACCGCATCACCAATTCGTCGCTGGACGAACTGGTCGTGACGGACACGATCCCGCTGTCCGAAGCCGGCAAGGCCTGCGGCAAGATCCGTCAACTGACCTGCGCACCGCTGCTGGCAGAGACGTTCAAGCGCATCATCAAGGGCGATTCCGTGATCTCCCTGTTCGTCGACTGA
- a CDS encoding 50S ribosomal protein L25/general stress protein Ctc has translation MKVVAFKRELQGTGASRRLRISGQTPGIIYGGTEAPVTIALDHNALYHALKKEAFHGAVLDLEIDGKVQQVLLRDFQMHAYKQLVLHADFQRVDANQPVHVKVALHFENAEVSPAVKLHGATISHVTNEIEVSCLPGQLPEFITVDLTNMDVGTSLHASNLTLPEGVTLITHGSDLTIATASVPAGQVSADAAATEEKK, from the coding sequence ATGAAAGTTGTTGCATTCAAACGCGAACTGCAGGGCACGGGTGCGAGCCGCCGCCTGCGTATTTCCGGCCAGACCCCTGGCATCATCTACGGCGGCACCGAAGCCCCGGTGACGATCGCCCTGGACCACAACGCGCTGTACCACGCGCTGAAGAAAGAAGCCTTCCACGGTGCCGTGCTGGACCTGGAAATCGACGGCAAAGTGCAGCAAGTGCTGCTGCGCGACTTCCAGATGCACGCATACAAGCAACTGGTCCTGCACGCTGACTTCCAGCGCGTTGACGCCAACCAGCCTGTGCACGTCAAAGTGGCACTGCACTTCGAAAACGCTGAAGTCTCCCCGGCAGTGAAACTGCACGGCGCGACCATCAGCCACGTGACCAACGAAATCGAAGTGTCCTGCCTGCCAGGCCAACTGCCTGAGTTCATCACCGTCGACCTGACGAACATGGACGTCGGCACCTCGCTGCACGCATCGAACCTGACGCTGCCGGAAGGCGTGACGCTGATCACCCACGGTTCCGACCTGACGATCGCTACCGCATCGGTACCGGCCGGCCAAGTGTCCGCCGACGCAGCTGCGACCGAAGAGAAGAAGTAA
- the mutM gene encoding bifunctional DNA-formamidopyrimidine glycosylase/DNA-(apurinic or apyrimidinic site) lyase: MPELPEVEVTRRGVAPHLEGRAVRDVVLRRAGLRWPFPAALPQILADRTVATTGRRGKYLLVEFEHGTLIIHLGMSGHLRVLPPGVPAQKHDHFDLVVDGPQGQQVLRMTDPRRFGAVLWHPKEEGELDTHLLLRGLGVEPLGPGFTGELLYRKTRGRSVAVKSALLAGDIVVGVGNIYCSESLFRAGINPKTPAGRIGLARYKKLAQAIRDVLAEAIVQGGSTLRDFIAVNGQSGYFQNTYFVYDRAGLPCRVCGAPIRQIKQGQRSTFYCVNCQK, translated from the coding sequence ATGCCAGAACTACCCGAAGTCGAAGTCACCCGGCGCGGCGTCGCGCCCCACCTCGAAGGCCGCGCGGTGCGCGACGTGGTGCTGCGCCGCGCCGGCCTGCGCTGGCCGTTTCCCGCCGCCCTGCCCCAGATCCTGGCCGACCGCACGGTGGCCACTACGGGGCGCCGCGGCAAATACCTGCTGGTGGAATTCGAACACGGCACGCTGATCATCCACCTGGGCATGAGCGGGCACCTGCGCGTGCTGCCGCCCGGCGTGCCGGCGCAGAAACACGACCACTTCGACCTGGTGGTGGATGGCCCGCAGGGGCAGCAGGTGCTGCGCATGACGGACCCGCGCCGCTTCGGCGCCGTGCTGTGGCACCCGAAGGAGGAAGGCGAACTCGATACGCATCTGCTGCTGCGCGGCCTGGGCGTGGAACCGCTGGGCCCCGGCTTTACCGGCGAGCTGCTGTACCGGAAAACGCGCGGCCGCAGCGTGGCGGTGAAATCGGCCCTGCTGGCGGGCGACATCGTCGTCGGCGTGGGCAATATCTACTGTTCCGAGAGCCTGTTCCGCGCCGGGATCAACCCGAAGACGCCGGCCGGCCGTATCGGCCTGGCGCGCTACAAGAAGCTGGCGCAGGCGATCCGCGACGTGCTGGCCGAGGCGATCGTGCAGGGCGGCAGCACGCTGCGCGACTTCATCGCGGTCAATGGCCAGTCCGGCTATTTCCAGAACACGTATTTCGTGTACGACCGGGCGGGCCTGCCCTGCCGCGTGTGCGGCGCGCCGATCCGGCAGATCAAGCAGGGGCAGCGTTCCACGTTCTATTGCGTGAATTGCCAGAAATGA
- a CDS encoding outer membrane lipoprotein-sorting protein, whose product MFNAKHLMRLLLAAAATFNAQAATAAPDPNKLLEQSDMARGGGLKGVQLYSSVTEIRDGQAGSELKLQIQAAAADSLISFTEPPRVRGNRMLMQGRNMWFASPDVRKPIAISPRQRMLGEASNGDIATTNYSRDYDAALAGEGTVDGRPVWVLDLKAKSTSVAYDRIRYFIDKESALGIKAEYFAVSGNVLKTARIEYDNHVRHNGQTVRFVSKMEIADALEPSKRTVLKYWDVKVNDISSSTLSLANLTRN is encoded by the coding sequence ATGTTTAACGCCAAACACCTGATGCGGCTGCTGCTCGCAGCCGCAGCCACCTTCAACGCGCAGGCAGCGACTGCCGCGCCCGATCCCAACAAGCTGCTCGAACAGAGCGACATGGCGCGCGGCGGCGGCCTGAAAGGCGTGCAGCTGTACAGCAGCGTCACCGAGATCCGCGACGGCCAGGCCGGCTCGGAACTGAAGCTGCAGATCCAGGCCGCCGCCGCCGACAGCCTGATCAGCTTTACGGAACCGCCACGGGTGCGCGGCAACCGCATGCTGATGCAGGGCCGGAACATGTGGTTCGCCTCGCCGGACGTGCGCAAGCCGATCGCCATCTCGCCGCGCCAGCGCATGCTGGGCGAAGCGTCGAACGGCGACATCGCCACCACCAACTACAGCCGCGACTACGATGCCGCGCTGGCGGGCGAGGGCACCGTCGATGGCCGCCCCGTATGGGTGCTGGACCTGAAGGCGAAATCCACGTCGGTGGCCTACGACCGCATCCGCTACTTCATCGACAAGGAAAGCGCGCTCGGCATCAAGGCGGAATACTTCGCCGTGTCCGGCAACGTGCTCAAGACAGCCCGCATCGAGTACGACAACCACGTGCGGCACAACGGCCAGACCGTGCGCTTCGTCAGCAAAATGGAAATCGCCGACGCGCTCGAACCATCGAAGCGCACCGTCCTCAAATACTGGGACGTCAAGGTGAACGACATTTCGTCGTCCACGCTCAGCCTGGCGAACCTGACGCGGAATTGA
- a CDS encoding IS4 family transposase, producing MHQGKLVFAQIMTHLPLTTFRRCVAAHQGHYKVKTFSCLDQFLAMAFAQLTYRESLRDIELNLRAQAARLYHMGFRCKTISRSTLADANETRPWQIYADLAAHLIGIARPLYVGEELDVDLKNTVYAFDSTTIDLCLSVYPWAPFKSTKAAIKLHTLLDLRGSIPSFIHISDGKMSDVRGFDRLTIEPGAFYLLDRGYLDFERLYNLNLMGAFFVSRARSNTKLRRRYSHSVDCANTNVECDQTVVLAIPATASRYPDALRRVVVKDETGKRISFLTNNFSLSPETIAGLYKQRWQVELFFKWIKQHLRIKAFYGTSENAVKTQIWIAIATYVLIAIAKKRLQLPQSLYEILQILNLAMFETSPLNQLLSGADNDDLQKSEQIQLALL from the coding sequence ATGCATCAGGGCAAACTCGTCTTTGCGCAGATCATGACGCATCTGCCACTCACCACGTTTCGACGCTGCGTCGCAGCCCACCAAGGTCACTACAAGGTCAAGACGTTTTCATGTCTTGACCAGTTCTTGGCGATGGCATTCGCTCAGCTCACCTATCGCGAATCGCTGCGTGACATCGAGCTCAATCTCAGGGCTCAAGCAGCCCGGCTCTATCACATGGGCTTCCGCTGCAAGACGATCTCCCGTAGCACACTGGCCGATGCAAACGAGACGCGGCCATGGCAAATCTATGCCGATCTCGCAGCGCATCTTATCGGCATTGCCAGACCTTTGTACGTTGGTGAGGAACTGGACGTCGACCTCAAAAATACTGTGTATGCGTTCGACTCGACGACAATCGATCTATGCCTGTCGGTCTATCCGTGGGCACCATTCAAGTCGACCAAAGCAGCCATCAAACTTCATACACTGCTTGATCTACGGGGCTCTATACCAAGCTTCATCCATATCTCGGACGGCAAAATGAGTGACGTCCGAGGCTTCGACAGACTGACGATTGAACCAGGCGCTTTCTACTTGCTAGATCGCGGCTACCTCGATTTCGAACGTCTCTACAACCTCAATTTGATGGGCGCGTTCTTCGTCTCGAGGGCAAGAAGCAACACCAAGCTTAGGCGTCGTTACTCGCATTCAGTCGACTGCGCCAACACGAATGTGGAATGCGATCAGACCGTTGTGTTGGCGATCCCAGCGACCGCTTCGCGCTACCCAGACGCATTGCGACGCGTGGTCGTGAAGGACGAAACGGGCAAGCGCATCAGCTTTTTGACGAACAATTTTTCACTGAGCCCGGAGACGATCGCGGGCCTCTACAAGCAGCGGTGGCAGGTCGAACTGTTCTTCAAGTGGATCAAACAACATCTACGCATCAAGGCGTTTTATGGCACCAGCGAGAACGCCGTGAAGACCCAAATTTGGATCGCAATCGCGACCTACGTCCTGATCGCCATCGCAAAAAAACGCCTCCAACTACCCCAAAGTCTCTACGAAATTCTACAGATTCTCAATCTGGCAATGTTCGAAACTTCCCCATTAAATCAACTACTTAGCGGAGCAGACAACGATGATCTACAAAAAAGCGAGCAGATTCAGCTCGCTCTCCTATGA
- a CDS encoding outer membrane lipoprotein LolB — MTIKRRFTTAALATALATLLAGCATTPQGPLSSAPVAPYADTLETDGRLSVNYLRAGKQESISGKFSWRQSAARTDVTLASPLGQTIATIAVTPGEATLKEGSKPPRSAADVDTLSAQVLGWPLPVSGLRDWLQGYAVAADGKRVAVSPAQPKITTRDGWQLEFVSWQEGVTPPKPRRIDASRGAIGDIDSIDIRIVIDGAAAQ, encoded by the coding sequence ATGACGATAAAACGCCGCTTCACCACCGCCGCATTGGCAACCGCATTGGCTACCTTGCTTGCCGGCTGCGCCACCACCCCGCAAGGCCCGCTCTCCTCGGCTCCCGTGGCACCTTATGCCGACACGCTGGAAACCGATGGCCGCCTGTCCGTCAACTACCTCCGCGCCGGCAAGCAGGAATCGATTTCCGGCAAGTTCTCCTGGCGCCAGAGCGCCGCGCGCACCGACGTGACCCTGGCCTCGCCGCTGGGGCAGACGATCGCCACGATCGCCGTCACGCCCGGCGAGGCCACCCTGAAGGAGGGCAGCAAGCCGCCGCGCAGCGCCGCCGATGTCGACACACTGTCGGCGCAGGTGCTGGGCTGGCCGCTGCCCGTGTCCGGCCTGCGCGACTGGCTGCAGGGTTACGCCGTGGCGGCGGACGGCAAGCGCGTCGCGGTCAGTCCGGCGCAGCCGAAAATCACCACACGCGATGGCTGGCAACTCGAATTCGTGTCATGGCAGGAGGGCGTCACGCCGCCGAAGCCGCGCCGCATCGATGCCAGCCGGGGCGCCATCGGCGATATCGACAGCATCGACATCCGCATCGTGATCGACGGGGCGGCCGCGCAATGA
- a CDS encoding ABC transporter permease, translating to MMDTITRFKLAARNAVRNRRRSMATLASVVIGFVALSLFEGYFVSVYSSLEDEVIVGERLGHLTVGKPGLYDKGAQDPRRYAFTESELATATARLAAVPGVKLVSPRITLSGLVSNGDTSRIYIGEGMRAEDMFALRGEKYANQPGLLDPQRTQGAVFGRRLAESLGLKVGSDASLLGGTLDGMVNAVGVEMLEASATGSLGTDDKFILTSLETARRLMAYDGAERIVLLLEDGTDLAATAAAVKTALAIDGIAVEVRDWRTLSAYYNQVKSLFDMMYLFISVVVAIVVLASVFNTMGMTITERTREIGTLRALGMQVRTLDSLFVLEGMLIVAVGCGLGIAITVVAGFLINGAGITYTPPDAAAAVPLVVELVAANLGGSLFTLVVLAALASYLPARRASRRNITGALSHV from the coding sequence ATGATGGACACGATCACCCGCTTCAAGCTCGCCGCCCGCAACGCGGTCCGCAACCGCCGGCGCAGCATGGCCACGCTGGCCTCCGTCGTCATCGGCTTCGTCGCCCTGTCGCTGTTCGAGGGGTACTTCGTCTCCGTCTACAGCTCGCTGGAAGATGAAGTCATCGTCGGCGAACGCCTCGGCCACCTCACCGTGGGCAAGCCCGGCCTGTACGACAAGGGCGCCCAGGATCCGCGCCGCTATGCCTTCACCGAAAGCGAACTGGCCACGGCCACGGCGCGGCTGGCGGCAGTGCCCGGCGTGAAACTGGTCAGCCCGCGCATCACGCTGTCGGGCCTGGTCAGCAATGGCGACACGTCGCGCATCTACATCGGCGAAGGCATGCGCGCCGAAGACATGTTCGCGTTGCGCGGCGAGAAATATGCGAACCAGCCGGGACTGCTCGATCCCCAGCGCACGCAGGGCGCCGTGTTCGGCCGGCGGCTGGCCGAATCGCTGGGCCTGAAAGTCGGCAGCGATGCCAGCCTGCTGGGTGGCACGCTGGACGGCATGGTCAATGCCGTCGGTGTCGAAATGCTGGAAGCGTCGGCCACCGGCAGCCTGGGCACGGACGACAAGTTCATCCTCACCTCGCTCGAGACCGCGCGCCGGCTGATGGCCTACGACGGCGCGGAACGCATCGTGCTGCTGCTGGAAGACGGCACCGACCTGGCCGCCACCGCCGCCGCCGTGAAGACCGCGCTGGCGATCGATGGCATCGCCGTTGAGGTGCGCGACTGGCGCACGCTGTCGGCCTACTACAACCAGGTGAAAAGCCTGTTCGACATGATGTACCTGTTCATCAGCGTCGTCGTCGCCATCGTCGTGCTGGCCAGCGTGTTCAACACGATGGGCATGACGATCACCGAGCGCACCCGCGAGATCGGCACGCTGCGCGCGCTGGGCATGCAGGTGCGCACGCTCGACAGCCTGTTCGTGCTGGAAGGCATGCTGATCGTGGCCGTCGGCTGCGGCCTCGGCATCGCGATCACGGTGGTCGCCGGCTTCCTGATCAATGGCGCCGGCATCACCTACACGCCGCCGGACGCCGCCGCCGCAGTGCCGCTGGTCGTCGAGCTCGTCGCCGCCAACCTCGGCGGTTCCCTGTTCACGCTGGTCGTGCTGGCCGCCCTGGCCTCGTACCTGCCCGCCCGGCGCGCGTCGCGTCGCAACATCACAGGAGCACTTTCTCATGTTTAA